One Streptosporangium sp. NBC_01495 DNA window includes the following coding sequences:
- a CDS encoding TetR/AcrR family transcriptional regulator, producing the protein MGHRDDLLAGAKRCLHERGYGRTTARDIVAASGANLASIGYHFGSKEALLTAAIIESFAEWGDELDAVMLSLSWDADADPIEQFEKAWTHLIQSFATHRPLWVSSVEAFAQAEHIPELREQLATSFEETRAGMASVIMKATSGIDEGAARTIGSLVLALLPGLALQWLLDPDRAPSGGDLGEAIRAVLRSLPAAGPQTPDDAAAEPQPDPPAQGS; encoded by the coding sequence CACCGGGATGATCTGCTGGCGGGTGCCAAACGCTGCCTCCATGAGCGCGGATACGGGCGCACGACCGCCCGCGACATCGTCGCCGCCTCCGGCGCCAACCTCGCCTCCATCGGCTATCACTTCGGTTCCAAGGAAGCCCTGCTGACCGCCGCCATCATCGAGTCGTTCGCCGAGTGGGGCGACGAGCTCGACGCGGTCATGCTCTCGCTGTCCTGGGACGCCGACGCCGATCCGATCGAGCAGTTCGAGAAGGCGTGGACGCACCTCATCCAGTCCTTCGCCACGCATCGCCCGCTCTGGGTCTCCAGCGTGGAGGCGTTCGCCCAGGCCGAGCACATTCCGGAGCTCCGCGAGCAGCTCGCGACGAGCTTCGAGGAGACCCGCGCGGGGATGGCCTCGGTGATCATGAAGGCCACCTCGGGGATCGACGAGGGGGCCGCCCGCACCATCGGCTCGCTGGTCCTCGCCCTGCTCCCGGGCCTGGCGCTGCAGTGGCTCCTCGACCCCGACCGCGCCCCGTCCGGTGGGGATCTGGGCGAGGCCATCCGCGCGGTCCTGAGAAGCCTCCCCGCCGCCGGGCCGCAGACGCCGGATGATGCCGCCGCCGAGCCGCAGCCGGATCCCCCTGCTCAGGGGAGCTAG
- a CDS encoding NAD-dependent epimerase/dehydratase family protein, with translation MAKVVVTGGCGFVGSHLVSRLVERGDEVTVFDGGSPPPDQGPGDTRYVAGDIRDRAQVAEVMTPDVDVVYHLAAVVGVDRYLDRPLDVIDINLLGTRNVLDLANETGAKVVVASTSEVFGKNPAVPWSEDADRVLGSTATERWSYSSSKALAEHLTFGFVRAYGLRATIVRYFNVYGPRQRPAFVVSRSIHRALRGLAPVVYDEGGQTRCFTFVDDAITATILAATSPKADGECFNIGSSDETPIRRAIELVAELTGTEPDVIPVDMEERLGNSYQDLRRRVPDAGKAAAVLGWRSTTSLRDGLGETIAWARANPWWLAQPESGQS, from the coding sequence ATGGCGAAGGTGGTGGTGACCGGCGGATGCGGTTTCGTCGGCAGTCATCTGGTGTCGCGGCTCGTGGAGCGGGGCGACGAGGTGACCGTGTTCGACGGCGGCTCGCCGCCGCCCGACCAGGGGCCGGGCGACACGCGATACGTGGCCGGTGACATCCGGGACCGCGCCCAGGTCGCCGAGGTGATGACGCCGGACGTCGACGTGGTCTACCACCTGGCGGCCGTGGTCGGCGTCGACCGCTATCTCGACCGCCCGCTGGACGTCATCGACATCAACCTGCTCGGTACCAGGAACGTCCTCGACCTCGCGAACGAGACGGGCGCCAAGGTCGTGGTGGCGAGCACCAGCGAGGTGTTCGGCAAGAACCCCGCCGTCCCGTGGTCCGAGGACGCCGACCGGGTTCTCGGCTCCACCGCCACCGAGCGCTGGAGTTACTCCTCGAGCAAGGCGCTGGCCGAGCACCTCACCTTCGGGTTCGTGCGCGCGTACGGCCTGCGCGCCACGATCGTCCGCTACTTCAACGTCTACGGTCCGAGGCAGCGCCCCGCCTTCGTGGTGAGCCGCAGCATCCACCGGGCGTTGCGCGGGCTGGCGCCTGTGGTCTACGACGAGGGCGGGCAGACCCGCTGCTTCACCTTCGTCGACGACGCGATCACCGCGACGATCCTGGCGGCCACCAGCCCCAAGGCCGACGGCGAGTGCTTCAACATCGGCAGTTCGGACGAGACCCCGATTCGGCGGGCCATCGAGCTGGTCGCCGAGCTCACCGGCACGGAGCCGGACGTCATCCCCGTGGACATGGAGGAGCGGCTGGGAAACAGCTACCAGGACCTGCGCCGCCGCGTTCCCGACGCAGGCAAGGCGGCCGCCGTCCTCGGCTGGCGAAGCACCACCTCACTCCGCGACGGTCTGGGCGAGACGATCGCGTGGGCGCGGGCCAACCCGTGGTGGCTCGCACAGCCGGAGAGCGGCCAGAGCTGA
- a CDS encoding class I SAM-dependent methyltransferase: MYDGELPEIYDMIYRSRGKDYAEETASVARLVREARPDARSLLDMACGTGPHLAHFAELFEHVEGVELSEDMLALAKRRLPDVPLTKGDMRDFDLGRTFDAVTCMFSSIAHMADAGELDVAVSRLAHHLVPGGVLVIEPWWFPERFASGYVASDSASEDGRTVVRVSHSRVEGRMTRMEVHYLVAEAEEGIRHFTDTLFMTLFTREEYEHALRKAGCAPTYIEGGPSGRGLFLGVRD, from the coding sequence ATGTACGACGGTGAACTCCCCGAGATCTACGACATGATCTACCGCAGCCGCGGCAAGGACTACGCGGAGGAGACCGCCTCCGTGGCGCGGCTGGTGCGGGAGGCCAGGCCGGACGCCCGGTCGTTGCTCGACATGGCGTGCGGGACGGGCCCTCACCTGGCGCACTTCGCCGAGCTGTTCGAGCACGTGGAGGGCGTGGAACTCTCCGAGGACATGCTCGCCCTGGCCAAGCGGCGGCTGCCGGACGTGCCGCTGACCAAGGGGGACATGCGCGACTTCGATCTCGGCCGTACGTTCGACGCGGTCACCTGCATGTTCAGCTCGATCGCGCACATGGCCGACGCCGGGGAACTCGACGTCGCGGTGAGCCGGCTGGCCCACCACCTGGTCCCCGGCGGGGTGCTGGTCATCGAGCCGTGGTGGTTCCCCGAGCGCTTCGCCTCCGGCTACGTCGCAAGCGACAGCGCGAGCGAGGACGGGCGCACGGTCGTCAGGGTCTCCCACTCCCGGGTGGAGGGCAGGATGACCCGGATGGAGGTGCACTACCTCGTCGCGGAGGCGGAGGAGGGGATCCGGCACTTCACCGACACGCTGTTCATGACGCTGTTCACCCGCGAGGAATACGAGCACGCCCTCAGGAAGGCCGGTTGCGCGCCCACCTACATCGAGGGCGGGCCATCCGGCAGGGGCCTCTTCCTCGGGGTCAGAGACTGA
- a CDS encoding nucleotide sugar dehydrogenase codes for MQFLPDSEDITAAVLGLGYVGSCVAAVLADRGVEVIGVDTDTTLVEELNDRHCRFSETGLPELMAGGLDAGKLRVTTDYDAITGADVVIVAVGTPIHGRGVLKDAQLKGACEELSQRIRRGQLLIFKSTVPPGVTRELVVPILERSGLTCGVDFGLAFCPERLSEGTALAEMRSFPIVVGGWCQESTEAAVAFWRRAIGVEVIACASLEAAEMVKLADNWWIDHNIALANELAKLCATFDMDVLDVISAANTIPKGNGNVNILLPSVGVGGSCLTKDPWMVWQAAKGRGIDMLTIPAAREVNAGMPLYTVELILAELAKLGKRPEGAKVAVLGLAFKNDTGDLRETPTQPVVSGLRDAGVEVTAFDPLVHPDEVEKTFGLKVSESYEEAVSGADCVAVLAWHREFGAIDFTELREMVSGSCVLIDGRAYYPRETIAELRRVGFAYRGIGR; via the coding sequence ATGCAATTCCTGCCGGATTCCGAAGACATCACCGCGGCCGTTCTCGGCCTGGGTTATGTCGGTTCCTGTGTGGCGGCCGTCCTCGCCGACAGGGGGGTCGAGGTGATCGGTGTCGACACCGACACGACTCTCGTCGAGGAGCTGAACGACCGGCACTGCCGGTTCAGCGAGACCGGCCTGCCCGAGCTGATGGCCGGCGGACTCGACGCGGGCAAGCTGCGGGTGACCACCGACTACGACGCGATCACCGGGGCGGACGTCGTCATCGTGGCGGTCGGCACCCCCATCCACGGCCGCGGTGTGTTGAAGGACGCCCAGCTCAAGGGCGCCTGCGAGGAGTTGAGCCAGCGGATCCGGCGAGGCCAGCTCCTTATCTTCAAGAGCACCGTGCCACCGGGGGTGACCAGGGAACTGGTCGTCCCGATCCTTGAGCGGAGCGGCCTCACCTGCGGGGTGGACTTCGGGCTCGCGTTCTGCCCCGAGCGTCTCTCGGAGGGCACGGCACTGGCGGAGATGCGGAGTTTCCCGATAGTCGTCGGAGGCTGGTGCCAGGAGAGCACCGAGGCGGCCGTGGCCTTCTGGCGGCGCGCGATCGGGGTCGAGGTCATCGCGTGCGCCTCGCTGGAGGCCGCGGAGATGGTGAAACTCGCCGACAACTGGTGGATCGACCACAACATCGCGCTCGCCAACGAACTGGCCAAACTCTGCGCCACTTTCGATATGGACGTCCTGGACGTGATTTCGGCCGCGAACACCATTCCGAAGGGAAACGGAAACGTCAACATCCTGCTGCCCAGTGTCGGGGTCGGCGGTTCGTGCCTGACCAAGGATCCGTGGATGGTGTGGCAGGCGGCGAAAGGCCGGGGAATCGACATGCTCACCATTCCGGCGGCCCGCGAGGTCAACGCCGGCATGCCGCTGTACACCGTGGAGCTGATCCTCGCCGAGCTCGCCAAGCTCGGTAAGCGACCTGAGGGGGCCAAGGTGGCGGTGCTCGGGCTCGCCTTCAAGAACGACACCGGCGACCTGCGGGAGACACCCACCCAGCCGGTGGTGTCCGGTCTGCGCGACGCCGGGGTCGAGGTGACCGCCTTCGACCCGCTGGTGCACCCGGACGAGGTGGAGAAGACCTTCGGGCTGAAGGTGTCCGAGTCGTACGAGGAGGCGGTGTCCGGCGCCGACTGCGTGGCGGTGCTCGCCTGGCACAGGGAGTTCGGGGCCATCGACTTCACCGAACTCCGCGAGATGGTGTCCGGCTCCTGCGTGCTGATCGACGGCCGGGCCTACTACCCCAGGGAGACGATCGCCGAGCTGAGACGGGTGGGCTTCGCCTACCGCGGGATCGGGCGGTAG
- a CDS encoding DegT/DnrJ/EryC1/StrS family aminotransferase, whose protein sequence is MKAPFLDLKAPYTELRAELDDAVQRVLSSGWYLLGPELEAFEEEFAAYCRNSHCVAMGSGGDALELVLRALGVGPGDEVIVPSHTFIASWLSISAIGARPVPVEPDERTYTIDPALIEAAITPSTRAIVPVHLYGHPADLVPIAEIADRHGLAVVEDAAQAHGARYRDRLVGEGSLAAVFSFYPGKNLGALGDGGAVVTDNADLVARLRLLRNYGSRIKYQHEIQAGNSRLDELQAAMLRVKLARLDDWNARRRSVAERYLKELSDLDDLVLPEVASWADPAWHLFVVRSATREQLRERLAQAGVGTLIHYPVPVHLSPAFASDRRLAGSQPLAERIADEVLSLPMGPHMSDEAVDSVVAAVRAAV, encoded by the coding sequence GTGAAGGCGCCCTTTCTCGACCTGAAGGCGCCCTACACCGAGTTGCGCGCCGAGCTCGACGACGCCGTCCAGCGCGTGCTCTCCTCGGGCTGGTACCTGCTCGGCCCCGAGCTCGAGGCCTTCGAGGAGGAGTTCGCGGCCTACTGCCGCAACAGTCACTGCGTGGCCATGGGCAGCGGTGGCGACGCGCTGGAACTCGTGTTGCGGGCGCTGGGCGTCGGCCCGGGAGACGAGGTGATCGTCCCCTCCCACACGTTCATCGCGTCCTGGCTGTCGATCTCGGCCATCGGGGCGCGGCCGGTCCCCGTGGAGCCGGACGAGCGCACCTACACGATCGACCCGGCCCTGATCGAGGCGGCGATCACCCCGTCCACCAGGGCGATCGTGCCCGTGCACCTCTACGGCCATCCCGCCGACCTGGTGCCGATCGCCGAGATCGCCGACCGCCACGGCCTGGCCGTGGTGGAGGACGCGGCCCAGGCGCACGGGGCCCGTTACCGGGACCGCCTGGTCGGCGAGGGCTCACTGGCCGCCGTCTTCTCCTTCTACCCGGGCAAGAACCTCGGCGCGCTGGGAGACGGGGGCGCGGTCGTCACGGACAACGCCGATCTGGTCGCCCGGCTGCGGCTGCTGCGCAACTACGGTTCCCGGATCAAGTACCAGCACGAGATCCAGGCGGGCAACTCCCGTCTGGACGAGCTGCAGGCGGCCATGCTCCGCGTCAAGCTGGCCCGGCTGGACGACTGGAACGCCCGCAGGAGGTCGGTCGCCGAGCGCTATCTCAAGGAGCTGTCCGACCTCGACGACCTGGTGCTGCCCGAGGTGGCCTCGTGGGCGGACCCGGCCTGGCACCTGTTCGTGGTGCGCTCGGCGACCCGGGAGCAGTTGCGGGAGCGCCTGGCCCAGGCCGGCGTCGGCACGCTGATCCACTATCCGGTCCCGGTGCACCTCTCCCCCGCCTTCGCCTCCGATCGTCGGCTCGCGGGCTCGCAGCCGCTGGCCGAGCGGATCGCCGACGAGGTGCTGAGCCTGCCGATGGGACCGCACATGTCCGACGAGGCGGTCGACTCGGTGGTGGCCGCCGTACGCGCCGCGGTGTGA